TTGGCGGATACACCCCCACCAACGATTAAAGTTTTAGCCGGGTATTGTTCAAGTGCACGTTTTGTTTTAGCAATCAAGACATCAACAACTGCTGCTTGAAAGCTGGCAGCTAAGTTTTCTAAATCCGTAGCCACTAAATCTTGCCCTTGTTGTTTTGCATTATGAACGAGATTGATAAATGCCGATTTCAAACCACTAAAAGACATTTCCAAACCATCTGCTGCAGTCATCATTGCACGTGGAAAAGCATAAGTATCTTCTCCTTTATGTGCCAACTCATCAATCTCTTTACCTGAAGGATAAGTTAGCCCCATGACACGGCCGACTTTATCGTAGGCTTCCCCTGCCGCATCGTCCCGTGTTTCACCAATTTTTTTGTAGTTCCCCTCAGATTCCACATAAACCAATTCTGTATGGCCCCCACTGACTAAAAGAGCCATAGCTGGGTATTCAATAGTATCTACTAAAGCCGCAGCCATAAGATGTCCAGCCATATGATTGACAGGTATTAATGGAAGGTTGTTGGCCCAAGCAAAGGTTTTCGCTGCCATAATGCCCACAAGTAAAGCCCCAACAAGACCTGGACCTTCTGTTACGGCTACAGCTGAGAGTTCTTTTGCAGTAATTCCAGCTTGCTCTAAAGCCTCATCAATACAGGCGGTAATTTGTTCCACGTGATGCCGACTCGCCACCTCAGGGACTACTCCACCAAAACGTTTATGGCTGTTTACCTGACTTGCGATAACATTAGAGAGAAGTTCTGTGCCATTTTTCAAAACAGCGACAGATGTCTCATCACAAGAGGTTTCGAAAGCTAATATATATTTATCATTCATTTTATTGTATCTTCCTCATTAGAATCGCATCTTCTGTCGGGTGCGAATAGTAGTTTTTTCGAGTATAAAAAGCCTCGAAATTATATTTTTTATAGAGATTTTGTGCTGGTTTATTGGATTCCCGTACTTCTAAAAACAGGGTCCCCGCAAAATTAGCCACTTGATCCATTAAGCTGCTGGCTATTTTGTTGCTTTGAAATTCTGGCTTCACTGCAAGGTTGGTAATTTCCATCTCTTCCATGACCACTTGAACGGCTAAGAAACCAACAAGCTCATCGTCTACTTCAGCTAGAAAATAGATATCCCTTTTCAGATTGCTAAGGAGATAAGCTTCCGACCAAGGAGATTCTCCATAGCAAAGGTCTAAAATTTCTTTCAGTTTACAAGCTATATCCTGCGTCTCAAACTTCGCAGAATCAAAACGTTCAATTTTCATGTTCGGTTCTCAACTGTCTTGACATCCACACAGCATCGCCACCGTCCTCATAATAGTGAGCAATCAGCTTTCCTGTTGAAAAACCTAAGCGACGGTAAAGACCTTGAGCTTTTGTATTGTCACGCCGTACTTCAAGCGTCATCTGCTGCTTACCAAGAAGTGTCATCAGACGAATCATTTGGTTGACGAGATTACTCCCAACCCCCTTACCTTGATAGGCTACAGCAACCGCAAGATTCGTGATATGCACGACTTTCCCCCGTTCCGTAAGGCGAATCCCAATGAAACCAATAAGTTTACTGTCAACGACTGCTGAAACAAAGAAGGCATTCTCATCCTGAACTATCTCATGTTCAAAATGTGAAAAAGTCCACGGCACTTCGCCATCATAAACATCACGCTCAATCGCAAGCATGTCTACAATATCTTTACGCTCTGCCAAGCGATAATCTACACCATCAATATTTGATTTTAAGTCCACTTCATCCATATTAAGATAACGACGTGGCTCAAATCCTTTGAACATATTCGCCAGTAGCGTTTTCAGATTCTTCATGTGTCTCCAACCATTTCTCTTCTGCTTCAACTTTTTTCAAATAATTTGGAGCAAAGCCGTGAACCGCTACCGGTTCTAGATTTTTACCAAATAGGGCGATTTGATAAGCTGAAGGTAATTTGTCTAAGCTGTCTTCAATAATTTCAAAATTTGTAAACCCTGCAGCTTCAATGTCAGCCACAAAGTTTTCTGTT
This window of the Lactococcus garvieae subsp. garvieae genome carries:
- the tsaD gene encoding tRNA (adenosine(37)-N6)-threonylcarbamoyltransferase complex transferase subunit TsaD, with translation MNDKYILAFETSCDETSVAVLKNGTELLSNVIASQVNSHKRFGGVVPEVASRHHVEQITACIDEALEQAGITAKELSAVAVTEGPGLVGALLVGIMAAKTFAWANNLPLIPVNHMAGHLMAAALVDTIEYPAMALLVSGGHTELVYVESEGNYKKIGETRDDAAGEAYDKVGRVMGLTYPSGKEIDELAHKGEDTYAFPRAMMTAADGLEMSFSGLKSAFINLVHNAKQQGQDLVATDLENLAASFQAAVVDVLIAKTKRALEQYPAKTLIVGGGVSANQGLRERLATDMKDIKVILPPLRLCGDNAGMIAAAATIEMDKENFADLSLNARPSLVFGDI
- the rimI gene encoding ribosomal protein S18-alanine N-acetyltransferase, whose product is MKIERFDSAKFETQDIACKLKEILDLCYGESPWSEAYLLSNLKRDIYFLAEVDDELVGFLAVQVVMEEMEITNLAVKPEFQSNKIASSLMDQVANFAGTLFLEVRESNKPAQNLYKKYNFEAFYTRKNYYSHPTEDAILMRKIQ
- the rimI gene encoding ribosomal protein S18-alanine N-acetyltransferase yields the protein MFKGFEPRRYLNMDEVDLKSNIDGVDYRLAERKDIVDMLAIERDVYDGEVPWTFSHFEHEIVQDENAFFVSAVVDSKLIGFIGIRLTERGKVVHITNLAVAVAYQGKGVGSNLVNQMIRLMTLLGKQQMTLEVRRDNTKAQGLYRRLGFSTGKLIAHYYEDGGDAVWMSRQLRTEHEN